The Lactuca sativa cultivar Salinas chromosome 2, Lsat_Salinas_v11, whole genome shotgun sequence genome includes a window with the following:
- the LOC111900225 gene encoding squalene epoxidase 3, translating to MVPIKPATFPIISLVFSGHRPHVTRYTHTNHKNILTTASYRSINHHSQEPPPLISSSSAPQLTSSTRVLRSKRKIMENTIDNSYIVATFFVSFLGFVVLSILRRRISYSIPYSKKNASGNNNSFKNRSDLTRGEFRHRYGSADADVIIVGAGVAGAALAHTLGKEGRKVVVIERDLTEPDRIVGELLQPGGYLKLIELDLQDCVEEIDAQRIHGYALFKDGKSTKLSYPLQNFHSDVSGRSFHNGRFIQKMRHKSATLPNVKLEQGTVTSLLEDEGTIRGIQYKTKSGEVIKAFAPLTIVCDGCFSNLRRSLCKPQVDVPSCFVGLVLENCDLPYPNHGHVILANPSPILLYPISKTEVRCLVDIPGKKLPSLANGDMAKYLNSIVAPQLPAKLHNAFAGAVNKGNIKTMPNRTMPAVPVLTRGAMLMGDAFNMRHPLTGGGMTVALSDIVVLRDLLKSSRDFTDADSLSKNIESFYTLRKPVASTINTLAGALYRVFCASSDEAMKEMREACFEYLSLGGGCASGPIGLLSGLNPSPVQLVLHFFGVAVYGVFRLLLPLPSPNRLWIAARLILSACGIIFPIIKAEGVRQMFFPASLPAYYRGSSKKGL from the exons ATGGTTCCTATAAAACCCGCGACATTCCCCATCATCTCCCTGGTTTTCTCCGGTCATCGTCCTCACGTCACTCGttacacacacacaaaccacaAGAACATCTTAACCACCGCGAGTTACCGATCAATCAACCACCACAGTCAGGAACCACCGCCGTTGATCTCGTCTTCGTCGGCGCCTCAATTGACATCGTCAACAAGGGTGTTGAGAAGTAAGAGGAAGATCATGGAGAATACGATTGATAACAGCTACATTGTTGCCACTTTCTTCGTTTCCTTTTTAGGTTTTGTTGTTCTATCGATTCTAAGGCGCCGTATCAGCTACTCAATACCTTACTCTAAGAAGAATGCTTCTGGTAATAACAACAGTTTTAAGAATCGGAGCGATCTGACGCGTGGAGAGTTCCGTCACCGATATGGATCTGCAGATGCTGACGTCATAATCGTCGGAGCTGGTGTCGCCGGTGCCGCCCTTGCTCATACCCTTGGCAAG GAAGGACGAAAAGTTGTAGTAATTGAGAGAGATTTAACAGAGCCAGACAGAATTGTAGGTGAATTGCTACAACCAGGGGGATACCTTAAGCTAATTGAACTAGATCTCCAAG ATTGTGTGGAGGAAATAGACGCTCAAAGAATACATGGATATGCACTTTTCAAAGATGGAAAAAGCACTAAATTATCTTACCCCTTACAGAACTTTCATTCAGACGTATCTGGTCGAAGCTTTCACAATGGACGCTTCATACAAAAAATGCGACACAAATCTGCCACTCTCCCAAA TGTAAAACTGGAACAAGGCACAGTAACATCTCTTCTTGAAGATGAAGGAACCATAAGAGGCATTCAGTACAAAACCAAATCCGGTGAAGTAATCAAAGCTTTCGCACCTCTTACAATCGTCTGTGATGGCTGTTTCTCTAACCTGCGCCGATCACTTTGCAAACCACAG GTTGATGTTCCTTCTTGCTTTGTGGGTCTTGTTTTGGAGAACTGTGATCTTCCATATCCAAATCATGGCCACGTCATCTTAGCAAACCCTTCCCCTATCCTGTTGTATCCAATTAGCAAAACCGAAGTTCGTTGTTTAGTTGATATACCCGGTAAAAAGCTTCCTTCTCTTGCAAATGGTGACATGGCAAAATACTTAAATTCCATTGTTGCCCCTCAGCTACCCGCTAAACTCCATAACGCTTTTGCGGGTGCTGTTAACAAAGGGAACATAAAAACAATGCCAAACAGGACCATGCCAGCTGTTCCCGTTCTTACACGTGGCGCAATGCTAATGGGTGATGCTTTCAACATGCGTCATCCGTTGACAGGTGGCGGGATGACTGTCGCGCTTTCTGACATTGTTGTGTTACGTGACCTTCTTAAATCGTCACGTGATTTTACCGATGCTGATTCACTCTCCAAAAACATCGAATCGTTCTACACCTTACGTAAG CCGGTGGCGTCTACGATAAATACGTTAGCTGGAGCTTTGTACAGGGTGTTTTGTGCTTCTTCTGATGAAGCGATGAAGGAAATGAGGGAAGCTTGTTTTGAGTATTTGAGCCTTGGAGGTGGTTGTGCAAGTGGGCCGATCGGGTTACTTTCCGGGTTAAACCCGAGTCCGGTTCAGTTGGTCCTTCATTTCTTTGGTGTAGCGGTATATGGGGTTTTTCGTCTTTTACTACCTCTACCCTCACCTAACCGATTATGGATCGCAGCCCGGTTGATTTTG aGTGCATGTGGGATTATTTTTCCGATTATTAAAGCGGAAGGAGTGAGGCAAATGTTTTTTCCGGCTAGTTTGCCGGCGTATTACAGAGGTTCTTCGAAGAAGGGTTTATAA